One genomic region from Phorcysia thermohydrogeniphila encodes:
- the infA gene encoding translation initiation factor IF-1, producing the protein MAKEKGIQVEGKVVEALPNAYFKVELDNGHQVLAHASGKMRVHFIRILPGDRVVVELSPYDLTRGRIIYRKG; encoded by the coding sequence ATGGCGAAGGAAAAAGGTATTCAGGTAGAAGGAAAAGTAGTAGAGGCGCTTCCCAATGCTTACTTTAAGGTAGAGCTGGACAACGGCCATCAGGTGCTTGCCCACGCTTCAGGTAAGATGAGAGTTCACTTCATAAGGATTCTGCCAGGCGACCGTGTGGTCGTTGAGCTTAGCCCCTACGATTTGACGAGGGGGAGGATTATCTACAGGAAAGGATAA
- the rpmJ gene encoding 50S ribosomal protein L36: MKVRPSVKKICPKCKIIRRKGVVRVICENPKHKQRQGK, encoded by the coding sequence ATGAAGGTGAGGCCATCTGTAAAGAAGATTTGCCCCAAGTGTAAGATTATCAGGAGAAAAGGGGTTGTAAGGGTTATCTGTGAAAACCCCAAACACAAACAAAGACAGGGTAAGTAA
- the rpsM gene encoding 30S ribosomal protein S13, whose translation MARIAGVDIPDNKKVPYSLAYIYGIGIKTGFKICEKAGIDPEKRVKELTEEEIAKIRKIIETEYKVEGDLRKEIAMNIKRLIEIGCYRGVRHRLGLPVRGQRTRTNARTRKGPRKTVPGKKKATKK comes from the coding sequence GTGGCGAGGATAGCAGGAGTTGACATTCCGGATAACAAGAAGGTTCCTTACTCTCTCGCTTATATCTACGGTATTGGAATTAAGACCGGCTTTAAGATTTGCGAGAAGGCTGGAATTGACCCAGAGAAGAGGGTCAAGGAGCTAACTGAAGAGGAAATTGCAAAAATCAGGAAGATTATTGAGACAGAGTACAAGGTTGAGGGTGACCTCAGAAAAGAAATTGCTATGAACATCAAGCGCCTCATTGAAATTGGCTGCTACAGGGGCGTTCGTCACAGACTTGGTCTTCCTGTAAGGGGCCAGAGGACCAGAACTAACGCAAGGACCAGAAAAGGTCCTAGGAAGACTGTTCCCGGTAAGAAGAAGGCAACTAAGAAGTAA
- the rpsK gene encoding 30S ribosomal protein S11 yields the protein MARAKKAKKKQKRTVTFAIAHIQTTFNNTIVTFTDKDGNTLCWESGGTVGFKGTRKSTPYAAQLAATRAAERAMKEFGVRDVEIRIKGNGGGRETAIKAIAAAGLNVKAIKDVTPIPHDGCRPPKRRRV from the coding sequence ATGGCAAGGGCCAAAAAGGCTAAAAAGAAACAGAAGAGGACCGTTACTTTTGCAATAGCCCATATACAAACAACTTTCAACAATACCATTGTTACCTTTACCGATAAGGACGGTAACACTCTCTGCTGGGAGAGCGGTGGAACTGTTGGATTTAAGGGAACGAGGAAGAGTACCCCTTACGCCGCTCAGCTTGCCGCCACAAGGGCAGCTGAGAGAGCTATGAAAGAGTTCGGCGTAAGGGACGTTGAAATTAGAATCAAAGGAAACGGTGGCGGAAGGGAGACGGCTATCAAGGCTATTGCTGCTGCTGGCCTCAACGTAAAGGCTATTAAGGATGTTACTCCTATTCCCCACGACGGCTGCAGACCACCAAAAAGAAGAAGGGTGTAA
- the rpsD gene encoding 30S ribosomal protein S4, which produces MGRYTGPKWRIARRLGVNIYVGEEKTLKGKSILDRRPYPPGQHGRTRRKLSYYARQLMEKQKVKYYYGVRERQFRRFYEMAERMKGQTGENLLKLLESRLDNVVYRLGFGKSHRHARQLVVHGHILVNGKKVDRPSYLVKPGDVIEVKEKSRDIPQIKEGMELAQKRGIPSWLELDPENFKGIVKAEPTREEIEIPIEEHLIVELYSK; this is translated from the coding sequence ATGGGAAGGTATACAGGACCTAAGTGGCGTATTGCCAGACGTCTTGGTGTTAACATATACGTTGGTGAGGAGAAAACTCTCAAGGGTAAGTCCATTCTTGATAGAAGACCCTATCCTCCGGGCCAGCACGGCCGTACAAGGCGTAAGCTCTCCTACTACGCTCGCCAGCTTATGGAGAAGCAGAAGGTTAAGTACTACTACGGCGTGAGGGAGAGGCAGTTTAGGCGCTTCTACGAGATGGCCGAGCGTATGAAGGGCCAGACCGGTGAGAATCTCCTCAAGCTCCTTGAGAGCAGGCTTGACAACGTTGTTTATAGGCTCGGTTTTGGTAAGTCCCACAGGCACGCAAGGCAGCTTGTTGTTCACGGTCACATCCTTGTAAACGGAAAGAAGGTTGACAGACCTTCTTACCTTGTAAAGCCGGGAGATGTAATTGAAGTTAAGGAGAAGAGCAGGGATATCCCTCAGATTAAGGAAGGAATGGAGCTTGCCCAGAAGAGGGGAATCCCGTCCTGGCTTGAGCTTGACCCAGAGAACTTTAAGGGTATTGTAAAGGCAGAGCCTACAAGGGAGGAAATAGAGATTCCAATTGAGGAACACCTCATTGTTGAGCTCTACTCCAAGTAA